The window GCCCCCGTAGGCCGTAGCCAACATGTACGGCAGCGAGCCATACCGCGACAGTAGGTAACCCATCTCCTTATCGGTCGCCTCTCTGCCCTTCACCGCTGAGATCAATGGCTCGGCCATGTACGACGCCTTCCGCACTATCCGAGTGAGTTCGATCGCAGTGGACGGGATCACATCCTCTATCGTAGACCTTAGGTGAATGTCGCCCTTGGACACGCTCCCACTGAAGTAGGTTACGGTGAGACGGAAATCATCCCTGTCGAAGCCCTCCGGCAGGTAGCATTCGAGGCCGGTGATGGCCTTCAAATGCCTTTCCTCTCTGGACTTGGCACGGTCTCTGGAGAGCAACTCGCCTACGGTGGTGACAAACATCTGCTGCTTATGGGGATCGTCGATGAACCGGTCAAGAATCGGGAGGGCAATGGCCGAGCCCAGTATGGACTCCACATTCGCCGACTGCCGGGCAGTCTCTTTGCCTCCGGGACTTGCAGACGGCGAGAACAGCTCTTTCACGAGCCAGTTGTCTATCCTGGCAGCGAGTTTGAGAAAGACGTTGGCTCCATAAGTGAGCGCCTTATAGCAGCTGTCGCAAAGAGCAATCCCATACACCATTCGGTCGATATCGTTGCCCTTCTTCTCAGCCGCCCATACAGCGGCAAATGGAGGTTCCCATGTTGGGGACATCCATGGCCAGGCCTTGCAGTAGGACGATACAACGTGGCCGGTGCTGCCACACACCGAGCACACGGCGTCGACCCCGGTGAGTTCCCCGCCGGTGGCGCCCTCTTCGATCTTCGCTGCCCAGAAAGGCTCCACCACTTTGTCGAGGTCAGTCACGATGTATGCACCGGGATGGAGCATCGAGTTCCCGACTAGCGCTTTTCCAGATCCGGGGATGGGCATCCGGTCCATTCGGGAGAAAGGGCCATTGGGGGTTAACACCGCCAGTATCACCAGGCCATCAGGCGCCGTCTTGTCGTCTGTCGTTATACCAAGGGACCTAACGGCCTCTGCGAGTCTCTTTCCGATGATAGTCAGCTGGGAATCTGTGAGCTTCAGCGTGGATGTACGCTGGGCACGAAGGGCAACGAAGTCTCCTGCCAGTTTGGCTGCGTCGTCATCAGACTGAGCCTGAGCTATGGAGCTTACGGTGTGAGAGTAGATAGGATACACCGGCACCCCGTAAGCGCCCTGGGCGAGTGTGGGGTTCCCCCCCATCGGCAGGACAAAAGGAGCCCCGACAGCCCTCGTAAGATCCGTTACGAACCTGGTCTTCTTGGAAGTCGGACTGATTGGCTGGTACTCCCCCCATTGCTGGGTGGGAAGCGCTGCCGCGCTGAACTCCCCTGGCGACGGATCTATCTCTATCGCGAATACATTGCTGAAGAAACGTGCAGCTCTGTCCTGGGCAACATCGGTGATCTGTTTGACGATCTCATCCGCGTTGCTGCCGCCAGCCACCAGAGGCCTTCCAAGCCTTATCAGGCTCTCGATTAGCATGGGATCCCCCCTCCGGAGCGTATTCCAAACATCCGAAACCCTGGGAATTTTTAGAACCTAGCCCTGCGTCGAGCGCCATTTGAAGCAGAACGCTGGGCCCTTGAAGGCCAAGACGCCCTGAGTAGCCCTTTATGACTGTTCCTTTATAATCTATAATGCTCATCCTGAGCTGTTCCACAGGACGGACTGTTGCCTCGCCCGCAATCGATGTGAGACCGGCTAGCGCCTGGGCCTTTTTGATCAGATTAGCTGACGCCAGCCTGGCGAATTCCGGTTCGCCAGGCTGATAGTAGACAGTGTATCGCGACCCGTCAGCCTTCTGCATGGTGCTGTATGACACTACCGGAGAGAGGGTGCGCACAGCGATCGATTCAGATTGGACCTTCGGTTCACTTGCCGTGACACTGACTGTGCGGACACTGGAACTGTGTAGCCGAACGCCGCCGCCCACCAGAAGGCGAGTAGCCAGGGCATCGCAGAATCCCTTTATAGGTGAAGAGATCACAAGACGAAGCCGACCAGTGAAGACTATGGCGCCTGCTTGTGGTTGCAGGCTGAACTGCCCCATTAGCCGCGAGAACGTGAACCCCTTGAAAACGCGACCGCCAGCAGAAAAGCCTACGTTGTGAAGGAATTCTGCCTGGGCCAAGTCAAGAAGAGAGTATATCGCAGACTGAACGACGTAGTTGTAATGAATAGGAAGCACAAGCTCCGCCGATTCCGGTTCAAGGTAGATCTCCAGACGCACTGGTCATCACTCCGATCGGATGTGACTCTATGCTTGTAATGTGTGGCAATCAAATGGAGTATTATCACATGGGCATTGGGTTTACTTAGGCAGTCGAGTGGTCCACCTCTTGATCGACGCACCCGATAGACGCCTCTGGAATGCATCGGGAAATCCCCAAGATCATGGAGAAGGCCCGGGGCGCGCCCGTTTTCATTGGCGTTCAGCCTGCGGTCCCTAATCTGGAACTAATGGTCTTATGTGCATTATTCGCCAGTTTCCTTGGTTCATCCTCTGCATTTTCAGGATATCATCGTAGATTCGCGCTCCATCGCAATTTCCCAAGAACTGTGAACCCGGCATCCTGAGACATATCTGCCCCACCCCATGCCCCCCACACCGAGTGACAACTGAACTGCATGGTTAGTCCATCTGTACTGTTCCATGTGCTGATGGGAGGCATAACATGAACCACACTAGATGTGGAGGTGAAAACAGATGGCTGATGTCAAGGCGGAGAAGTTCTGTTTCCTCTGGTGGCTCAACTGGATAATCCGCATCCTGCTTATACTTCTCACGATCGCCATACTGCTGTGGTTCATCTTCGTGATCCTAGGCATATAGCCTGGTCGATAGCTGATTGACTTGACCCGAATTCACATCTTCGCGGAGGTGAGCAAATAATGTCGGATGCGAAGGCGGCATGTGTCTTCTTCGTTCCCTGGTGGCTCTGGTGGCTGATCGCGCTTGCTGTGATCTCGCTCATCATCCTGTTCATCCTGATCTTCTTCTTCGGCATCTGCATCTAGGGCGACGACGTCTTGGTCCTGCTCTCAGCCCTCTTGGCCAAAGCGCCGCCGAGGCCAGCAGCACTCCACCGTGGGTCTGGATCAACAGAGGAGGCGGACAGTCCCGCCTCCTTCTGCGTGGGCGGCGGGCGGTCCACGCCAACCCGGCCTCTGTTGCGCAGCCTCTGGATGAATGGCCTGTGCATGATGGGTTTGCCTACGGGATCTTTCCGGCGCTCGGCATCGTCTCACAATGGTGTACAGTATTCGTGAGATAGCGAGGGATGGTGGCATGAGAACACGGACGGTTCAGATCATCGCAGCAGCGCTCCTGGCCTTCATGGTGTTCGGGGCCTGCAGCGGCGCCAGCGTGGCCCACGCGGCAGCGGCTGACGCATGGACAGGCATTCCCAGAGGATGGCGCCTCGCCGGGAGCATAGGAGACTCTAAGGCCTCATATGCCATTCAGGCGGATATCAGGATCATCAACTCACAGGTCATGGGAGAGTACTACTACCTCTCGTCCGGGAAGCTTCTGGAGATATACGGAGACCTCAAAGGAACCGCATTCGACGCTTCGGAGTATGAGAGATGGGATCACGTCACTGGCAAGTGGACGGGAAAGATAGACATGGCGACGGGAAGAGTCACAGGAACCTGGACGTCGCCAGATGAATCGAGGTCCTTCAGCATCGCCCTTGAACCAGTCGCCTCATACGTATGGGATGCCCGGGTGGAGCACAGGATCGTAGATGTAGATAGCTCCCTGCCGGTATTCTCGGCGAGAACCCGGATCGCCTCATCTGCAGAGGATCTGGCGGCATCTGTATCAGCAGCAGCCCAGAAAGCCGCTTTGGCTGATCTCCCCTTGGAGTACGCCCCCGACCCCAGCGACCCTGATAGAGGCGATCAGCGCTGGGCTGTGTCCACATTTGGCAAGGTCGTCTACTGGTCGGACAGTGTGATCAGCATGATGCACGAGATCTATACATTCTCCGGCGGCGCGCATGGTATGACGGCCTACGAATCGATCAACACATGGATGCAGAACGGCACTCCCAAAAGGGTGTACCTGCAGGATGTTCTGTTGAACGGATCTGGCTATCAGAAGGCCATCGAGAAGCATATTCTTGCCGATCTCAAGGCCCAGGGCGCGGCATTCGTGGCCAGCGGAGAAGTGCAGAGCGTGCCTGAGGAGTCCCTGGAGCGGTTCGTCCTCCTCCCCAAGGGGATCGCCTTCTACTTCGGACCGTACGAAATGGGTTCTTACGCAGAAGGCGTGTATGTTTCCATCGTCCCGTGGAAGACCCTCACGCCATACCTGAATGCCAATGGGCCAGCAGCGGACCTGATGAAGGTCAAGTTCTAGTCGCTGTTCCACCCAGAGGCAGGAGCCCTAATCCCACTGGGTTAGGGCTCTTTCGGTTTTCTCGGGACGATGGGAATCGGCGCTGCCCTCCCCGCGGGCTCCCTGGGTGGAGCAATAGTCGCTCTTGCACAGTTGATGAGAGGTGTGCCAACCTGCAACGCGAATATCTAGTTGATTCGTTCAACGCCAACGAATCCGGGCGATTCCGGCAGCAGCACTTGCAGTCCTCAGACGATCTAGAGCCAAGTCGCCTTTTCGAGCAACGTCCGTCTTTAATGCATCGGTCACGGTGATGGAAAACGGGTTCACCGCAATGGAACTCACCTTGATGCTTGAAATAGCCGGGCTTACTGTAGAGCATATCTGGGGCGGCACCGCGGGTCAGTGGGGACGCAGGCCTCTTCTTATGGATGAGATGGAGCTCATGATCGTGGCCAAGCTGGGCTAGGAAGGCTGTGTGTTCAGATGGGGTGACCATACAGGAGACTTCATGCAAGTCTGCGCTGACCCGCACTGGAATCCCAGGGGTGGAGTACGCTCTCAACCCGTACGTTGGATGTGCCCATGCATGCGTGTACTGCTACGCATCGTTCATGACCAGGTTCTCGAGCCACACTGGCGCCTGGGGGAGCTGGGTGGATGCCAAGGTGAACATCCCGGATGTCCTCGAGAAAGAGGTCACGCGCCTGATCTCGCGGCAGAGCAAACGGAGGCCAGACGGCCAGGGAGTGCTTGTGAACATCCCCGAGGCATCGGCGCCGCCAGTCGCACCCACGATCACCATCTCTAGCGTAACCGATCCTTATCAGCCTCTCGAGGGCACTTGCCAGCTGACGCGCGCCTGTCTCGAGGCGCTGGCCAGGGCTGCCAACTGCAGTCCGGGAGCAGATCCTGGGGCAGATTCTGTGGCAGATTCTGTGGCAAATCCCCGGGCGAATCTCCGGGCGAATGCAGTTCGTCCCGTCATTCCCAGAGCATCCATACTGACCAAATCCGCTCTGGTCGTGAGGGACATCCCCATACTCAGGGATCTCCCCGGCAGTGAGGTTGGCATGACCATAACCACTCTGGACGATTCCCTTGCTAGGCTCGTCGAACCTGGCGCATCCCCTCCGAGCTTGAGGCTTCAGGCCCTGGAGCGGCTGTCCAGTGAATCGATTCCCACCTGGGGTTTCATCAGTCCTGTTCTTCCCTACTACAGCGATTCACTGACGGCGCTGGAGGCCATGATGAAGCGCTTGTCGGAAGCGGGAGTATCCAGGATTCTGGTAGACCGGATGAACCCGTACCCTGCGGCAGTATCGGGATTCACCAGGGTAGCGCGCCCGGAAGCAATAAGGGCCCTCGCAGGCTACAGGTCCTCACCAGAAGCCTACCTGGCCCGCCTGAAAGATGCTGCTCTCACAGCCTCATCCGGACTGGACGTGGAGATCCGGGTGCTATTCTAGCGCCTCTCTGCCTGCTGCCTGGTCGAATCCTACCCGGAGCAGACGCGCAAAGCACCGCCGCCGCGCCGCCTTCCTTCATGTCCAGCTACGCGCGTTCTGCCCATCGCGGGCATTCTTGCACTGGCGATCCACTAACGGCATTCAGTCGCGCCTCGATGGCGCGCGCCCGGAGAACGGGCGGAGTTTCCCATTTTTGAGTGTGATCCGCCGGAAAATCCTCACGGATGAGTATCTCCACCCGCCATTTCACTCAAAAATGAGAATCCCGGCGCCGTCACCCGCGACTGCTCGCCCGAACGAGTACAAGCGCATATGCGGTAGGCGGCGCCGCCGCGCCGCCCTTCCCCCGCCATTCCTTTGTGTCCAGCTACGCGCGTTCTGCCCATCGCGGGCATTCTTGCACTGGCGATCCACTAACGGCATTCAGTCGCGCCTCGATGGCGCGCGCCCGGGGAACGGTCGGAGTTTCCCATTTTTGAGCGTAAGCCGCCGCGAAATCCTCACGGATGAGAATCCGCACCCGCCATTTCACTCAAAAATGAGAATCCCGGCACCGTCACCCGCGACTGCTCGCCCGAACGAGTACAAGCGCATATGCGGTAGGCGGCGCCGCCGCGCCGCCTTTCCTTTTTCATGCCTGCGTTTGATGGGTCTGCGTCGGATGAGCCTGCGTCGCATGGGTCTGCGTCGCATGGGTGTAAAGTTGCATGGGTGTAAAGTTGCATGAGCATCATCAGTGCTGGTTGCGCGTGTCGTCGAGGGCCTGTGGCTCAGCTGCCTTGGGCAGATGTCTCAGGTCGGCGCGTGTCACGTTCAATGCAGCAGCATCTGGTCCGTTGGAGGGTGTGACGACATGTAGTGTATCTGGGTCTATGGCAAACAGCCCTGCTTCGTATGCTCTATGATGTAGTGCGCAAAGCACAAGCCCATGCGTGGGATCGTCGTCCGCCTTGCGGCGGTTGGGCTTCAGGCTGACGACATCGAGCAGCTCTGGAACTGCGATGTTGCACACAGCGCATTTGTAGCCATAACGCCTGAACACGCCAAATCGAAACCTGGTGCTGGAGGCTCTGCGCTTGCTGGAATGCGGCAGGCAGTCGCAGGCTGGCTGAGCTGGTGGAAATAGCCGTCCAGGGTCTTGGGCGACGCAAGCCATTGGCTGTTCCACCGCGCCGAACATGACAAGGAATGCCCCGCCGGCATCGTCCCAGTCCTCCACCCAGCCTATGCGCACGTCGCGAAGGGACTTGCCCGGCCCGGCCGTCGTGACCACGAAAACGGGGAGCCTCAAGAGGCCAGCATTCTTCGTGGCGCTGATCTCCTGAAGATCTCGGCCCAGTGGACGAGACGTCCTGGCATAGTGATAGATGACTCCGTCAGCAGATAGGTAGTTGCGGTGCTCACCGGTGTGGAGCAGACCTACAGTGACACCGCGTCCGTCTGGCGACACTGAGCCTGTGATTGCCTTGTCCACCCAGATGCCCTGGCCGCCGCCGTAGACTCTTAGGTCCCTGAGCAGGCCTGGATGAACGTCGTGAGGCCCACGAGCCTCTTTCAGCTTCGCCCACATTTCCAAACGGCGTTGGTATTCCGCTGCAACTGGGCCTTCATGGACGCACCTAATCGACTCTTCCAACTGCAACACCACTCAAACTCCACTGCTAGGTGGGACTATTCGTCAAAGTAGTCCACAACACCTCCGCAGTTGTGCATTCCTATCCATTGACGAAGCCGTCGATAGGCACAATTGTCACTTCTTCGCCCAAGCGCACGCTTAACCACGCTCTCTGGACCGCATACGAATATACCCCCGTGGCCATAGGAGGAGACGGCGTGAGACTCTCGAACACATCAATTGACCCCGCTGGTCAGTGATTCGCGGTCCTGAGGGCAGCCGATGCCCTGAACGTCATGGAAACCATCGGAGGTGTTCGAATGGCTGGAAGGTTAACTCGGAGAGAAGTGCCAGAGGATGAGACATGGCAGCTTGAAGACCTTTTCCCGACTATCGCCCAGTGGGAAGCGGCGTTAGCAAATGTGGACTCGGAAATCGCCACGGTAACGCGCTACCGCGGTCGACTCGCAGAAGGGCCGATTACGCTAATGCAATGCCTCGAGGCGGCCGAGGCCCTTGCTCGGCGGTTCTACCACGTGGAGTTATATGCAGAGATGCTCTTATCAGGCGACGGAACTGATCCCGCGAACCAAGCCATGGCGGGACGGGCCGCCGCCGCCCGCGCGCGCGTCGGAGCCGGGCTGTCGTTCATCGAACCCGAGGTCCTAGGGCTTCCCGACGGAACCATACAGCGATGCCTGGAGGCCGAACCCGGTCTGAAGTCGTTCCAGCGCTACCTGGAGAAGGTCCTCAGCAATAAGCCTCATGTCCTCTCCCTGCAGACCGAGGCGATCCTGGCCTCCCTCGGCGAGGTCATGGAGGCGCCATACTTGCTCTACAATCGAGCCAAGAGCTCCGACATGCAGTTCGAGCCGGTCACCGATTCGACGGGGCGCGAGGCGCCAGTTTCGTTCGCTGCCTACGAGGTTACGCTGGAGAAGTCGTCCGATGCCGTCCTCCGGCGCAACGCATTTGCGTCTTTCACGCGCGGCCTGTCTGCCTACCAGAACGTGCTTGGAGGCGCGTTCGGAACGGAGATCAAGAAGAACGTTGTGCTCGCGAAGGTCCGCGGATTCAAGTCGGCAACCCACATGTTCCTGCACCATCAGGAGAGCTCGATGGCTGCATACACCGTTCTGCTGGACGTGATCCAGCGGGACATCGCCCCTCACATACGCCGGTATGTTGAGCTCCGCAAGAGAGTGCTAGGCCTGGACAGGATCATGTACTGCGATATCGAGGCGCCGCTGGACCCCGGGTTCGACCCCGAGCTGAGCTTCGAAGAAGCGGGCAAGCAGATAGTCGAGTCAGCCAAGATCATGGGCGAGGAGTACACCCAGGTCATCCGCACCGCCCTTGCCGACAGGTGGATCGACCGCGCCGACAATGTCGGCAAATCCACAGGAGCCTTCTGCGCTAGCGCCTATGACGCACATCCTTACGTACTCACCACCTGGGGCAACCGTGCTCGCTCCATGTTCACCCTTGCGCACGAGCTAGGACACGCAGTTGCGGATGTGCTCACCGCCCGTAACCAGCGCTTCGCGAACATCGACATGTCCATGTTCATTGTGGAAGGCCCATCCACATTCAACGAGATGGTTCTGGCCAAGTATGTGCTGTCGCAGAACAACGATGGGAACGTGCGCCGCTGGGTGCTCATGCAGGTGCTGGGCACTTACTACCACGACTACGTCAGGCACATGCTCGAAGCTGAGCTGTTGCGGCGAATCTACGATCTCGCCGAAGCCGGGACCCCCATAACGGCATCAGTGCTCTCTGCGACCCAGGGCGACATCCTGAACAGGTTCTGGGATGGACTTGTTGAAGTAGACGAAGGCGCCCGCCTCACATGGATGCGCCAACCCCATTACTACATGGGGCTATACCCCTACACCTACTCCGCCGGCCTAACCTGCTCAACGCTGATGGCGCAGGCCATCGACGAGGAGGGGCAGCCCGCCGTGAACAGGTGGCTTGAAGTGCTGAAATCAGGCGGCTCCGTGAAGCCCCTTGATCTGATGCGCCGCGCAGGCATAGACCTTGAGGACCCCGACACCGTCACAAAAGCCATCGCTTACGTTGGTCAGCTTGTTGATGAAGTGGAGAAGTCATTCTGAAGTGCACCGAGATGCACGCGTAGGACTCCATGGAGTGCCCGAGGCACAGGCATGGGCAAGGGCATAGGCGCTGGACACTGAGGAACGACTTCAATGGCCCCCGCCGTTCCGCTCCATTCCCCAGGTCTAGCGCACTACCTTGCCCGGGTTGAGTATGCCGTTAGGATCCAGGGCGGCCTTGATGGACTTAGTCACTGTGATTTGCGCCGGGTTAGCGAACTTGCTCCATGAAGCAAGCCTCTTGGCGCCGATGCCGTGCTCCCCTGAGAGGTTGCCGCCGCGGCTGTATGTGGCGGTGTAGATCTCTTCCAGCAGACGGTCGCGCACACGCTCCCACGTGAGCTCGTCCATGTCGCCCCGGAGCAGCGTCGCGTGGATGTTCCCGTCCCCTGCATGGCCGAAACATGGTATGGCCACCCCATGCCTTGAAGACATGGCGGTTATCTCCGAAAGCAGACCCGGTATCTCGGATGTGGGAACAGTGATGTCCTCCATGCAGTACACCGGGCTCACCAGCCGCAATGCCTCTGCGATGCACTTTCGGGCCTTCCATATCCGATCATGTGTCGACAGATTGTCGGCCACGAACACCTCGAGCGCGCCGCTTTCCGCGCACAGCTTCCCGATGAACTCGTATTCCGACTCCACTTGGGTTTCCGAGTTGCCCTCAAGCTCGATCACGATGTAGGCGCCGGCATCGCTATACGGCAGCGACGAGTTCAGGTAACGCTCAGATGCTTTGATGGAAGGGCTGTCCATGAACTCCACGGATGTCGGGATGATGCCGCCGGCAGTCATGATCTTCGGGACGACCTCTATCGCCGTCTGCATCGACTGGAACGGGACCAGCAGAGCCACGCTGAACCGCGGAAGCGGGAGAAGCTTGAGCCAGGCCCGCGTGATTACACCGAGCGTTCCCTCCGAGCCCACCATCAGGTGGATCAAGTCGTATCCGGTGACGTCCTTAACGCATTTGCCACCCAGCCTCATAATCTCGCCGCTGGGCAGCACCACTTCCAGCCCATAGACATGTCGTGCTGTGGTCCCGTACTTCACGGCCTTGTTGCCGCCGGCGTTCTCGGCCAGATTCCCACCTATCTGTGAACTCTCTGCTGAGCACGGATCTCCTGCGTAGAGCAGTCCTTCCTCTCGTGCCTTCCTTTGGATCTCCCCCGTGGTGACCCCAGGTTCGACCACGATGAATAGGTTCTGACGGTCCAGATCGATGATCCGGTTCATTCGCTCCATGGACAGCACGATCCCGCCGCACATTGGCACGCATCCCCCGGAAAGCCCCGTGCCTGCGCCTCTCGGAGTAACGGGAACCATCTCTCTGTTTGCCAGTCTCAGTACCTCCGAGACCTCCGCGGCGTCCTGCGGCTTCACCACGACCTCGGGCATCCGAACGTAAGCCGCCTCCGAAGTCTCGTCATGAGAGTACACACATAGCCTCTCCGGGTCGGTGACCACGCCGCGAGGGCCCGTTATGCTCTCCAATTGCTTGAGGATCTCCGGCGTCACCGGATTGTAGCGATTCACCGCAGTCACCTCCCCGTCTCCTTGCGGAGTTTCTCGATCATCTCCGGGACTACGTCGAACAAATCCCCCACTATGCCGTAGTCGGCCACCTTGAGGATCTGCGCATCTTTGTCTTTGTTGATCGCCACGATCGTTTCAGACGTCTGCATGCCTGCCAAGTGCTGTACTGATCCGGATAGGCCGATGCCGACGTAAAGACGTGGCGACACCGTTTTGCCTGAAAGGCCTATCTGATGGGGATAGCTGATCCAGCCGAGATCCACTACATCGCGCGTGGCGCCAACCGCAGCGCCTTCACCGCAGGCTGAGGCCCCATGCTCATGGCGATGACTGTGGAGCCGGGTATCGACTCCCTGATGCGCAGCGCCTCTCCGAGAGCATTCTCGTCGAGCGGGTTTGCCACATTCTCATGCTCTGTCCGAATCATCGTGCCGGTCTTCTCGTCCATCTTGACGTTGGAGGTCCCCGGCACTTGCTTCA is drawn from Clostridia bacterium and contains these coding sequences:
- the cas6 gene encoding CRISPR-associated endoribonuclease Cas6; protein product: MRLEIYLEPESAELVLPIHYNYVVQSAIYSLLDLAQAEFLHNVGFSAGGRVFKGFTFSRLMGQFSLQPQAGAIVFTGRLRLVISSPIKGFCDALATRLLVGGGVRLHSSSVRTVSVTASEPKVQSESIAVRTLSPVVSYSTMQKADGSRYTVYYQPGEPEFARLASANLIKKAQALAGLTSIAGEATVRPVEQLRMSIIDYKGTVIKGYSGRLGLQGPSVLLQMALDAGLGSKNSQGFGCLEYAPEGGSHANREPDKAWKASGGWRQQRG
- a CDS encoding DUF3298 domain-containing protein, whose translation is MRTRTVQIIAAALLAFMVFGACSGASVAHAAAADAWTGIPRGWRLAGSIGDSKASYAIQADIRIINSQVMGEYYYLSSGKLLEIYGDLKGTAFDASEYERWDHVTGKWTGKIDMATGRVTGTWTSPDESRSFSIALEPVASYVWDARVEHRIVDVDSSLPVFSARTRIASSAEDLAASVSAAAQKAALADLPLEYAPDPSDPDRGDQRWAVSTFGKVVYWSDSVISMMHEIYTFSGGAHGMTAYESINTWMQNGTPKRVYLQDVLLNGSGYQKAIEKHILADLKAQGAAFVASGEVQSVPEESLERFVLLPKGIAFYFGPYEMGSYAEGVYVSIVPWKTLTPYLNANGPAADLMKVKF
- a CDS encoding radical SAM protein, with the translated sequence MCSDGVTIQETSCKSALTRTGIPGVEYALNPYVGCAHACVYCYASFMTRFSSHTGAWGSWVDAKVNIPDVLEKEVTRLISRQSKRRPDGQGVLVNIPEASAPPVAPTITISSVTDPYQPLEGTCQLTRACLEALARAANCSPGADPGADSVADSVANPRANLRANAVRPVIPRASILTKSALVVRDIPILRDLPGSEVGMTITTLDDSLARLVEPGASPPSLRLQALERLSSESIPTWGFISPVLPYYSDSLTALEAMMKRLSEAGVSRILVDRMNPYPAAVSGFTRVARPEAIRALAGYRSSPEAYLARLKDAALTASSGLDVEIRVLF
- a CDS encoding HNH endonuclease; its protein translation is MLQLEESIRCVHEGPVAAEYQRRLEMWAKLKEARGPHDVHPGLLRDLRVYGGGQGIWVDKAITGSVSPDGRGVTVGLLHTGEHRNYLSADGVIYHYARTSRPLGRDLQEISATKNAGLLRLPVFVVTTAGPGKSLRDVRIGWVEDWDDAGGAFLVMFGAVEQPMACVAQDPGRLFPPAQPACDCLPHSSKRRASSTRFRFGVFRRYGYKCAVCNIAVPELLDVVSLKPNRRKADDDPTHGLVLCALHHRAYEAGLFAIDPDTLHVVTPSNGPDAAALNVTRADLRHLPKAAEPQALDDTRNQH
- the pepF gene encoding oligoendopeptidase F; this translates as MAGRLTRREVPEDETWQLEDLFPTIAQWEAALANVDSEIATVTRYRGRLAEGPITLMQCLEAAEALARRFYHVELYAEMLLSGDGTDPANQAMAGRAAAARARVGAGLSFIEPEVLGLPDGTIQRCLEAEPGLKSFQRYLEKVLSNKPHVLSLQTEAILASLGEVMEAPYLLYNRAKSSDMQFEPVTDSTGREAPVSFAAYEVTLEKSSDAVLRRNAFASFTRGLSAYQNVLGGAFGTEIKKNVVLAKVRGFKSATHMFLHHQESSMAAYTVLLDVIQRDIAPHIRRYVELRKRVLGLDRIMYCDIEAPLDPGFDPELSFEEAGKQIVESAKIMGEEYTQVIRTALADRWIDRADNVGKSTGAFCASAYDAHPYVLTTWGNRARSMFTLAHELGHAVADVLTARNQRFANIDMSMFIVEGPSTFNEMVLAKYVLSQNNDGNVRRWVLMQVLGTYYHDYVRHMLEAELLRRIYDLAEAGTPITASVLSATQGDILNRFWDGLVEVDEGARLTWMRQPHYYMGLYPYTYSAGLTCSTLMAQAIDEEGQPAVNRWLEVLKSGGSVKPLDLMRRAGIDLEDPDTVTKAIAYVGQLVDEVEKSF
- a CDS encoding FAD-linked oxidase C-terminal domain-containing protein yields the protein MNRYNPVTPEILKQLESITGPRGVVTDPERLCVYSHDETSEAAYVRMPEVVVKPQDAAEVSEVLRLANREMVPVTPRGAGTGLSGGCVPMCGGIVLSMERMNRIIDLDRQNLFIVVEPGVTTGEIQRKAREEGLLYAGDPCSAESSQIGGNLAENAGGNKAVKYGTTARHVYGLEVVLPSGEIMRLGGKCVKDVTGYDLIHLMVGSEGTLGVITRAWLKLLPLPRFSVALLVPFQSMQTAIEVVPKIMTAGGIIPTSVEFMDSPSIKASERYLNSSLPYSDAGAYIVIELEGNSETQVESEYEFIGKLCAESGALEVFVADNLSTHDRIWKARKCIAEALRLVSPVYCMEDITVPTSEIPGLLSEITAMSSRHGVAIPCFGHAGDGNIHATLLRGDMDELTWERVRDRLLEEIYTATYSRGGNLSGEHGIGAKRLASWSKFANPAQITVTKSIKAALDPNGILNPGKVVR